A single Mus caroli chromosome 15, CAROLI_EIJ_v1.1, whole genome shotgun sequence DNA region contains:
- the C15H12orf40 gene encoding uncharacterized protein C12orf40 homolog, with the protein MNWVGGSRSRVLIKQERRKQKEYFERNKLKSKLKLLGVVSPVKKPSVSLDLLNLYVVNQISSMKETSETMKRPTHVNMTRDLKVPLRKHDLELPMSPHCVPSKLCIDDMEDSVPYQRIYSKEETGPVQSSQDMKSYRMFNETGNCSYIPPSFPEELRSNRHIRSQHSTPRIGPSSQQFLYENPHNGQFSNGKFPESLFSKLNKHQNVFSSSQTTAEFEASYKRTNSSETGDFLTKRSMIMGEDCRSLYERRQPDFAMEKPLVQQTYANNGEEFSNFLEDVIPPTQSHFPGNHNSFVSHSMIDLLSRDQPGRRATFTKCGYDSLSDTHVVSSDESHSSTGLIRGEFTVPQATSPNLPFNTSYTETCQPNRPCQEYNSNEINAFRRSFEKDCYSIGCGRKGKIESDNQLKALQRNARDHPVYTLTDTPLEELHCKQSCAFGQNEIPMERRGMCPLKGRPMSTEKIYLESSQSSQSASYSPRPTESTFSSSTDLISEDEDQIQQQTEDSNKKATETTDNCCLEKMENDFDDITVKDNATAHKQNHKFLQSSEKNNANAFPESQCNSEHTLQNKSTDNCVLQAGRCDVGVQTEEAPLVGNTADVAVQCTIITRCSCMSSPSVDKRKGVLPS; encoded by the exons GAGCAGAGTTCTgataaagcaagaaagaagaaagcagaag GAATACTTCGAAAGGAATAAGTTAAAATCAAAACTGAAATTACTGGGTGTTGTTTCACCTGTCAAGAAACCCTCTGTCAGTTTAGATCTCCTTAACCTGTATGTGGTAAATCAGATCTCATCCATGAAGGAAACTTCTG AAACCATGAAGAGACCAACTCATGTGAATATGACCAGAGATTTGAAAGTCCCACTAAGGAAGCATGATTTAGAACTTCCAATGTCACCTCACTGTGTGCCTTCTAAACTGTGCATTGATGATATGGAGGACAG tgtaCCCTATCAAAGAATCTATAGCAAGGAAGAAACTGGCCCAGTTCAA TCATCACAAGACATGAAGTCATACAGAATGTTCAACGAAACAGGAAACTGCAGTTATATTCCACCATCTTTTCCAGAAGAATTACGCTCTAACAGACATATTCGGAGCCAACATTCCACCCCAAGAATAGGTCCAAGTTCTCAGCAGTTTTTATATGAAAATCCCCACAATGGGCAG TTCAGTAATGGAAAATTTCCTGAGTCcttattttccaaattaaataAACACCAAAATGTTTTTAGTTCATCTCAGACAACGGCAGAGTTTGAAGCGTCATACAAGCGAACAAACAG TTCAGAAACTGGTGATTTCCTTACTAAAAGATCCATGATTATGGGTGAAGATTGCAGAAGCCTGTATGAAAGAAGACAGCCAGACTTTGCTATGGAAAAACCATTAGTGCAACAGACTTATGCAAATAATGGAGAAGAATTCTCTAATTTTCTTGAAGATGTGATCCCCCCAACTCAGAGCCATTTTCCAGGCAATCATAACTCTTTTGTTAGTCACAGCATGATCGATTTATTAAGCAGAGATCAGCCTGGGAGAAGGGCAACCTTTACTAAGTGCGGTTATGACAGCCTGAGTGACACCCATGTCGTGTCTTCTGATGAAAGCCATTCCAGTACTGGGCTCATTCGTGGGGAGTTTACAGTTCCACAGGCAACGTCTCCTAATCTTCCTTTTAATACAAGTTACACAGAAACATGTCAGCCAAACAGGCCCTGCCAGGAGTacaatagcaatgaaataaatgcatttaGAAGGTCTTTTGAGAAAGATTGTTACTCCATCGGCTGTGGGAGAAAAG gaaaaattgaAAGTGATAACCAGTTGAAAGCACTGCAGAGAAATGCCCGGGATCACCCAGTGTACACTCT GACTGATACTCCTTTGGAAGAATTACACTGTAAACAGTCATGTGCTTTTGGCCAGAATGAG ATCCCAATGGAAAGAAGAGGAATGTGTCCTTTAAAAGGGAGGCCTATGTCTACTGAGAAAATCT ACCTGGAGTCTTCGCAGAGCAGCCAGTCTGCCAGCTACTCTCCTCGGCCGACCGAGAGCACGTTCAGCTCCAGTACTGACTTG ataTCTGAAGATGAAGATCAGATACAGCAGCAAACTGAAGATTCAAACAAGAAAGCCACAGAAACAACTGATAATTGTTGTCTGGAAAAGATGGAAAATGATTTCGATGACATAACTGTGAAAGACAATGCCACAGCTCATAAACAGAATCATAAATTTCTCCAGTCCTCTGAGAAAAATAATGCTAATGCATTTCCAGAGTCTCAGTGCAATTCAGAGCACACATTGCAAAACAAAAGCACCGATAACTGTGTGCTTCAGGCTGGGAGATGTGACGTAGGGGTACAGACAGAGGAAGCGCCCCTTGTGGGGAACACAGCAGATGTTGCTGTACAGTGCACCATCATTACACGATGCTCATGTATGAGTAGTCCCAGTGTTGATAAGAGAAAAGGAGTCCTCCCATCCTGA